The proteins below are encoded in one region of Maribacter aestuarii:
- a CDS encoding ROK family protein, translating into MVQEVVLGIDIGGSLTKIGLVTQAGTIVTKTVFKTEAQKPFPDFMKKLKLEVDNLISNSGPDIKILSVGVGAPNANPYTGQIENPPNLKWGPATPISKSIEQAFEFHVSLANDANAAALGEMLYGAAKGMKNFVTLTLGTGLGSGLIVDGKLVIGQHGVAGELGHVNVDPYGRKCNCGLHGCLETYASVTGIKRTVFELISNMREDSPLRSLSFEELTGTAISDAALSGDVIALRAFERTGEILGSKMADTVAHLDPEAFILSGGLSKAGEILLNPVKTSMENHLFNAYKGKISVLLSKATSADAVLGPAALAWTALERTTVI; encoded by the coding sequence ATGGTACAAGAGGTAGTATTAGGCATAGATATCGGCGGAAGCCTTACAAAAATAGGGCTGGTAACACAGGCAGGAACCATAGTTACAAAGACAGTCTTTAAAACCGAGGCCCAGAAACCATTTCCGGACTTTATGAAAAAATTGAAATTAGAGGTAGACAACCTTATTTCAAATTCAGGTCCGGATATCAAAATACTATCCGTTGGTGTTGGTGCGCCAAATGCTAATCCGTACACAGGTCAAATTGAAAACCCACCTAACCTCAAATGGGGTCCGGCCACCCCGATATCTAAATCTATAGAACAAGCGTTTGAATTTCACGTCTCTTTGGCAAACGATGCAAATGCTGCGGCTTTGGGTGAAATGCTTTATGGTGCTGCAAAAGGCATGAAAAATTTTGTTACGCTTACATTGGGAACAGGACTCGGCAGTGGTTTAATCGTGGATGGCAAATTGGTAATAGGCCAACATGGTGTGGCAGGAGAACTTGGGCACGTAAATGTAGACCCTTATGGGCGTAAATGCAACTGTGGTCTACACGGTTGTCTAGAGACCTATGCATCCGTAACCGGGATTAAAAGAACTGTTTTTGAGTTGATATCGAACATGCGGGAAGATTCACCCTTGCGCAGCCTTAGCTTTGAGGAATTGACCGGAACAGCAATTTCAGATGCCGCCCTAAGCGGCGATGTTATCGCTTTAAGAGCTTTTGAAAGAACCGGGGAAATATTGGGAAGTAAAATGGCGGATACCGTTGCCCATTTAGACCCTGAAGCATTTATACTATCAGGAGGTTTGAGCAAAGCAGGTGAAATACTTCTAAATCCTGTAAAGACCAGTATGGAAAATCATCTTTTCAACGCTTATAAAGGCAAAATAAGTGTACTGTTATCGAAAGCCACCAGTGCTGATGCAGTTTTGGGTCCGGCAGCTTTGGCTTGGACAGCGTTGGAGAGGACAACGGTTATATGA
- a CDS encoding universal stress protein → MKNILIPTDFSENAWNAITYGISFYEKTQCIFYLVNVHPVTAHSGGEATMFVAPEILEESILSENKEKMNKLLQRIERLPVNPKHTFQTEVLYGFFTDYIKEEVKSKDIGLIIMGTKGATGLKAISMGSNTGNVITKVPCAVLAVPENAVFSRPKEVGFPTDYILGYGTKVMENIKELVMLYKSALRVLYVTSKDVNLTRTQITNQEFLKEYLSGTECSFHTLTGKKLDVAVQHFVESRELDMIVMVAKNLNFIERILFRPTVEKISYHTTVPFLVVHE, encoded by the coding sequence ATGAAGAATATACTTATACCGACCGATTTCTCAGAAAATGCTTGGAATGCCATTACTTATGGAATTTCATTTTACGAAAAAACGCAATGCATCTTTTATCTTGTAAATGTTCATCCCGTTACGGCACATTCAGGTGGGGAAGCTACTATGTTCGTTGCTCCGGAAATACTAGAGGAAAGTATTCTAAGCGAGAACAAGGAAAAAATGAATAAATTATTGCAGCGGATAGAACGTTTGCCCGTAAACCCAAAGCATACTTTTCAAACTGAAGTTTTGTACGGGTTTTTTACCGATTATATTAAAGAAGAGGTTAAAAGCAAGGACATTGGCCTGATAATTATGGGTACAAAAGGTGCAACGGGCCTTAAGGCTATTTCCATGGGTAGTAATACGGGAAATGTAATCACCAAAGTGCCCTGTGCGGTTTTGGCCGTTCCGGAAAACGCCGTCTTCAGCAGGCCAAAAGAAGTAGGATTTCCAACTGACTATATATTGGGCTACGGTACTAAAGTAATGGAAAATATTAAGGAATTGGTAATGCTCTATAAATCGGCACTAAGGGTTTTGTACGTTACTTCCAAAGATGTTAACCTTACCCGTACCCAGATTACGAATCAAGAGTTCTTAAAGGAATATCTATCTGGCACGGAATGCTCTTTTCATACCCTAACGGGTAAAAAATTGGACGTGGCCGTCCAACATTTTGTTGAAAGTCGCGAATTAGATATGATCGTAATGGTAGCCAAAAATCTCAATTTTATAGAACGTATTCTTTTTAGGCCCACAGTTGAAAAAATTAGCTACCATACTACGGTTCCTTTCCTCGTAGTTCATGAGTGA
- a CDS encoding ClbS/DfsB family four-helix bundle protein, with translation MPRPKTKKELLALSQANYKKLLKYVESFAEIKRKEEFPKGYLNRNITDVLAHLHHWHLLLLEWYKTGMAGEKPDIPSLGYTWKTLPDLNRAIQKKYENASFMEVRKLLDASYNSVQELIEKHSDQDLFEKKKYKWTGSTSLGSYLISVTSSHYDWAYKLIRKALKQKEKGQT, from the coding sequence ATGCCAAGACCCAAGACTAAAAAAGAACTACTAGCTTTAAGCCAAGCGAACTATAAGAAACTTTTAAAATATGTTGAATCGTTTGCAGAAATAAAGCGCAAAGAAGAATTCCCGAAAGGCTATTTGAACCGTAATATTACAGATGTTCTTGCCCACCTACACCACTGGCATCTGCTTCTATTGGAATGGTACAAAACGGGAATGGCAGGTGAAAAACCTGATATACCTTCTTTGGGATACACTTGGAAAACTTTACCCGACCTAAATCGAGCTATTCAGAAAAAATATGAGAACGCTTCTTTTATGGAGGTGAGAAAACTGTTGGATGCTTCTTATAATTCCGTTCAAGAACTTATTGAAAAACATTCAGACCAAGATTTATTCGAAAAGAAAAAGTACAAATGGACTGGTTCCACTTCGTTAGGCTCCTACCTAATTTCAGTAACTTCCAGCCATTACGACTGGGCCTATAAACTTATTAGGAAAGCCTTAAAACAGAAGGAAAAGGGCCAAACTTAG
- the trxA gene encoding thioredoxin, which yields MKSSFSKIINSETPVLIDFYADWCGPCKMLAPILKQVKDEMGEAIKIVKIDVDKNGSIASKYNVRGVPTMLLFKKGKQLWRQSGVLQKNDIVQVIKSHS from the coding sequence ATGAAAAGTAGTTTTTCCAAAATCATTAATTCGGAGACTCCCGTTTTAATAGATTTTTATGCCGATTGGTGTGGACCCTGCAAGATGTTGGCCCCGATTTTAAAACAGGTTAAGGACGAAATGGGGGAGGCTATCAAAATTGTAAAAATAGATGTGGACAAGAATGGTTCGATCGCCTCAAAATATAACGTAAGGGGAGTACCCACTATGCTATTATTTAAAAAGGGAAAACAATTGTGGCGGCAGTCCGGCGTTTTGCAGAAGAACGATATTGTACAGGTTATTAAATCCCATTCCTAA
- a CDS encoding universal stress protein, which translates to MKRILLPTDFSDNAYDAIVYALSTFKDEKCKFYLLNTYTPPIYHTEYLVGSPGQIGLGDVMQENSISQLEELKDQLEKQYKNQKHSIIVHSAFNTLLGEISDMVKAERIDLIVMGTKGATGAKEILFGTNTVHVIKKAYSPVIAVPPKFSFEAPKEILFPTDYETAYEKSMLEPLLSISSLHKSRINVMHVRTGYDLNTAQLSHKDQLEKFLGNYALFHEVPNNGVIAAVNDFQVKSKINLLVMVQNKHTFMERLFIEPVIKKIGCHVTVPFLVLQPE; encoded by the coding sequence ATGAAACGAATTCTTTTACCAACCGATTTTTCAGACAATGCATATGATGCCATAGTCTACGCCCTATCAACCTTTAAGGATGAAAAGTGTAAATTTTACTTATTGAATACCTACACGCCTCCTATTTATCACACGGAATATCTGGTTGGTAGTCCAGGTCAAATTGGATTGGGCGATGTAATGCAAGAAAATAGTATATCCCAATTGGAAGAATTAAAAGACCAATTGGAAAAACAGTATAAAAATCAAAAGCATTCCATAATTGTCCATTCAGCCTTTAATACATTATTAGGTGAAATCTCCGATATGGTAAAGGCAGAAAGAATAGATTTGATTGTGATGGGTACCAAAGGAGCAACGGGGGCTAAGGAAATTCTGTTCGGTACTAATACGGTACACGTTATTAAGAAAGCTTATTCTCCAGTAATAGCCGTACCTCCAAAATTCAGTTTTGAAGCGCCAAAGGAAATTTTGTTTCCCACGGATTATGAAACAGCGTATGAAAAGAGCATGTTGGAACCTTTACTGTCGATTTCTTCTCTGCATAAATCCAGAATAAACGTAATGCATGTGCGCACAGGGTATGATTTAAATACGGCACAGTTAAGTCATAAAGATCAGCTTGAAAAATTCTTAGGTAATTATGCATTATTTCATGAAGTTCCCAATAATGGCGTAATAGCAGCAGTAAACGACTTTCAGGTGAAGTCAAAAATAAACCTATTGGTCATGGTACAGAATAAGCACACTTTTATGGAACGATTGTTCATAGAGCCGGTAATCAAAAAAATTGGTTGTCACGTGACGGTGCCGTTTCTAGTCCTGCAACCCGAATAA
- a CDS encoding universal stress protein has protein sequence MRNILVATDFSNNAYCALFYAAKLLAAEPCTFHILNVYNENTPLQGKKPKLFSTKKHMEHLRIESKEKLTSTLHRIVTDDENSKHNFKILSKKGIISKVIAKTIDEKYIDLVVMGNKGLTEAADIFFGSNTIRTVKQINKCPVLAIPGEMDFTPPKEIAFITDFKKGCDKEAIGPLLFLASLSKASIRVMHITEEKILNNEQESHRKLLELCLKGFDHSFHWMQAFDDKAKVIDIFLKNLKVDLYAMVNHKHKLFEKLTHEPVIKDVSMYSGIPFLILPTNE, from the coding sequence ATGAGAAACATTCTCGTGGCAACCGATTTTTCGAACAATGCGTATTGTGCACTGTTTTATGCAGCTAAATTGTTGGCAGCCGAACCTTGCACTTTTCATATACTAAATGTATATAATGAAAATACTCCTCTACAAGGCAAGAAGCCGAAATTATTCAGTACCAAGAAACATATGGAACATCTGCGAATAGAGTCCAAGGAAAAATTGACGAGCACCCTTCATAGAATAGTGACGGACGATGAGAACTCTAAACATAATTTTAAAATACTATCAAAAAAAGGGATCATATCAAAAGTAATCGCCAAAACCATTGATGAAAAATATATAGACTTGGTGGTTATGGGCAACAAGGGACTAACCGAAGCTGCGGACATCTTTTTTGGGAGCAATACGATACGAACGGTAAAGCAAATAAACAAGTGTCCCGTTCTAGCCATTCCTGGAGAAATGGATTTTACTCCGCCAAAGGAAATTGCATTCATAACCGATTTTAAGAAGGGCTGTGACAAAGAGGCTATTGGTCCTTTACTGTTTTTAGCTTCACTCTCCAAGGCTTCGATCAGGGTGATGCACATTACCGAGGAGAAAATTTTAAACAATGAACAGGAATCCCATAGAAAACTTTTGGAACTCTGTCTTAAGGGTTTTGACCACAGCTTTCACTGGATGCAAGCATTCGATGATAAAGCCAAGGTTATAGATATTTTTTTGAAAAACCTAAAAGTAGATTTGTACGCCATGGTCAACCATAAGCACAAACTCTTTGAAAAATTGACTCATGAACCGGTTATAAAAGATGTAAGTATGTATTCCGGTATTCCATTTTTGATTCTCCCTACGAATGAATAA
- a CDS encoding universal stress protein produces MKKILLPTDFSNNAFHALTSASELLKNEECQFFVLNVFTEKKGFKSDSIEDAKERKLQNWKEEATTRLERFVNRIKKQGENQKHTYKLLAKRKDLIHAIDKLVDKLDIDLIVMGNKGKKSSIPLFLGKTATQTLHHVNKCAVLTIAKNTSYAVPKQIAFVTDLKKSFTANDMEPLKHIALLNGTPIQIVHIDEKEQMDKSQQSNLDELLSYLKPTETAVHHMPNFISKAKIIEVFIKETGIDMLVMVNNKHGFLEKMLREPIIEKMVFNIDIPFLVIPEKS; encoded by the coding sequence ATGAAAAAAATACTCCTTCCTACGGATTTTTCCAACAACGCTTTTCATGCCTTGACCTCCGCAAGTGAGCTTTTGAAAAATGAGGAATGTCAATTCTTTGTTTTAAATGTCTTTACGGAGAAGAAAGGCTTCAAAAGCGATAGTATTGAGGATGCAAAAGAGAGAAAATTACAGAATTGGAAGGAAGAAGCAACAACCCGTCTAGAACGCTTCGTTAATCGAATAAAAAAGCAAGGGGAAAACCAAAAACATACTTATAAGCTACTCGCTAAACGTAAGGATTTGATTCACGCTATAGATAAACTAGTTGATAAACTTGATATCGACTTAATTGTAATGGGTAACAAAGGGAAAAAGAGTAGTATCCCACTATTTTTAGGAAAAACAGCTACCCAGACCTTACATCACGTAAACAAATGTGCGGTTCTGACCATTGCAAAAAATACCTCATATGCTGTACCAAAGCAAATTGCATTCGTTACCGATTTGAAAAAATCCTTTACGGCAAATGACATGGAACCATTAAAACACATAGCCCTTCTTAATGGTACTCCCATACAAATAGTACATATTGATGAGAAGGAGCAAATGGATAAATCCCAACAGTCTAATCTAGACGAACTTTTGTCCTACTTAAAACCCACGGAAACTGCTGTTCACCATATGCCCAATTTCATTAGCAAAGCAAAAATAATTGAGGTTTTTATAAAAGAAACAGGTATAGATATGTTGGTCATGGTAAACAACAAGCATGGATTTTTAGAAAAAATGTTGCGTGAACCCATTATAGAGAAAATGGTTTTTAATATTGATATTCCTTTTCTAGTAATACCGGAAAAATCCTAA
- a CDS encoding universal stress protein: MDKRILVPTDFSKNALNAIRYALDLYSKLNCEFYFLNVFRLDNYTTSTLMIPEPGSAAYESAKLESKKGFEKLLDILELHHDNPKHSYHTISTFNFLSEALKQTIAEKDIDLLVMGTQGATGAKGVIFGSNTVLAMERIRECPVLAVPEDVRFSAPNEIVFPTNYKSDFKRKELRYLIEIAKMHEASIRILYVSKKDTLTTLQENNKLLLAQILDTVDHSFHTLSKKDVSDGIMTFVESRDSDMVAFINHKHFFFGSVFSKPLVKEIGYDATVPILALH, translated from the coding sequence ATGGATAAAAGAATATTAGTGCCTACGGATTTCTCTAAAAATGCGCTCAACGCAATAAGGTACGCCCTTGACCTTTACTCAAAATTGAACTGTGAGTTCTATTTTCTGAACGTTTTCCGTTTGGACAATTATACGACTAGTACATTGATGATACCAGAACCTGGAAGCGCAGCATATGAGTCCGCAAAATTAGAATCCAAAAAAGGATTTGAAAAACTATTGGATATCCTAGAACTTCATCATGACAACCCTAAACATTCCTACCATACGATATCTACTTTCAACTTTCTCTCCGAGGCATTGAAGCAGACTATAGCAGAAAAAGATATTGATTTACTGGTCATGGGAACTCAAGGTGCCACGGGGGCGAAAGGTGTAATTTTTGGAAGCAATACGGTTCTGGCCATGGAGCGGATAAGGGAATGTCCAGTTCTTGCCGTGCCTGAAGATGTACGATTTTCGGCACCCAATGAAATCGTGTTTCCAACAAACTACAAGTCCGATTTTAAACGTAAGGAACTAAGATACCTTATCGAGATTGCGAAAATGCACGAAGCATCCATAAGAATACTTTATGTATCCAAGAAGGATACCCTGACGACGTTGCAGGAAAACAATAAACTCTTATTGGCACAGATACTAGATACCGTAGACCATAGTTTCCACACCCTGTCCAAAAAAGACGTTTCGGACGGTATCATGACGTTTGTGGAAAGCAGGGATAGTGACATGGTGGCCTTCATTAACCATAAGCACTTTTTCTTTGGGAGCGTATTTTCCAAGCCCTTGGTCAAAGAAATTGGCTATGATGCCACCGTTCCCATTTTAGCATTACATTAA